One window of Trifolium pratense cultivar HEN17-A07 linkage group LG5, ARS_RC_1.1, whole genome shotgun sequence genomic DNA carries:
- the LOC123883460 gene encoding U-box domain-containing protein 44-like, which produces MMGVDFLTSGPTSTAISQIIETISEFVTCASDALLEKDSFKELGTYLERIMPVLKELRREKVSDSETFNRAIDIMNRETREAKMLALECSKKSKVYLLMNCRSIVQKLENHTKELSKALGLLPLATSGLSAGILQEIGKICDNMEKAGFKAAIAEEEILEKIESGIRENNVNRSYANNLMTLIAEAVGITNEKSTIKVELEEFKKEIENARVDKKKAEAMQMDQIIALLERADAASSPSERKLKYFAKRQSLGSRILEPLQSFYCPITHDVMVEPVETSSDQTFERSAIEKWFEEGNKLCPLTMIPLDTSVLRPNKTLKQSIEEWKDRNTMITIATLKEKIHQFGDDDEVINSLKTLQDLCEQREQHREWLMLEDYILVLIQILGSRNRDIRNHALVILCILAKDNEEAKERIVTVDNAIESIVHSLGRRPEERKLAVALLLELSKYDLAREHIGKVQGCILLLLTMSNGDDNQAAEDATELLDNLSYSDQNVILMAKANYFKHLLQRLSTGADDVKMIMAKTLAEMELADHNKESLFAGGVLAPLLHLFLHNDLQVKTVATKALRNLSSLKTNGLEMIRQRAVRPLLDLLFHHSIHTSSLWEDVAAIIMQLAASTISQDAQTSVLLLDSDDDVFNLFPLVSVTQPGVQQNIIQTFYVLCQSPSSSHIRTKLNQCSAIPELVRLCENENLNLRASAVKLFSCLVESCDESIILENVGQKCINTLLKILESSSDEEEILSAMEIICHLPEIDQITQWILDAGILPIIYKSVQDGRDRDLQKSNLVEKAIGALRRFTVPTNLEWQKIAAETGIITVLVQLLESGTTLTKQRAATCLTEFSKSSVKLSRPIPKQKGLLCCFSTPKEIGCNVHGGICTVKSSFCLLEAQAIGPLTKNLGESDYGVCEASLDALLTLIEGDRIESGGKVLSKENAIPLIIKFLSSSSLGLQEKSLQVLESLFQLVEFKQMYGASAQMPLVDLTQRSNGRVRSMSARVLAHLNVLHDQSSYF; this is translated from the exons ATGATGGGTGTAGATTTTCTTACTTCTGGTCCTACCTCAACTGCGATTTCTCAAATCATAGAAACCATTAGTGAGTTTGTAACTTGTGCTAGTGATGCACTTCTGGAGAAGGATAGTTTTAAGGAACTTGGCACTTATTTGGAAAGAATTATGCCGGTTTTAAAGGAATTGAGGAGAGAAAAAGTGAGTGATTCTGAGACATTCAACCGTGCTATTGATATTATGAATCGCGAAACGAGAGAAGCGAAGATGCTTGCTCTAGAATGTAGTAAGAAGAGCAAGGTTTATCTGTTAATGAATTGCAGGTCTATTGTACAGAAGTTagaaaatcacacaaaagagTTAAGCAAGGCGCTTGGTCTTCTTCCTTTAGCTACATCAGGTCTTTCGGCTGGAATATTGCAAGAGATTGGAAAGATCTGTGATAATATGGAGAAAGCTGGATTTAAGGCTGCAATAGCGGAAGAGGAGATTTTAGAGAAAATTGAGTCAGGGATAAGAGAAAACAATGTCAATCGTTCGTATGCGAATAATTTAATGACTCTCATTGCTGAGGCTGTTGGAATTACAAATGAGAAGTCGACAATTAAGGTTGAACTTGAAGAGTTtaagaaagaaattgaaaatgcaCGAGTTGATAAGAAAAAGGCTGAAGCTATGCAAATGGATCAGATCATTGCTTTGTTAGAAAGAGCTGATGCAGCCTCGTCACCAAGTGAAAGGAAACTGAAATACTTTGCAAAACGGCAATCTTTAGGTAGTCGGATATTGGAGCCTTTACAGTCATTTTATTGCCCTATCACACATGATGTTATGGTCGAACCTGTTGAAACTTCGTCAGATCAAACATttgagagaagtgcaatagagaAGTGGTTTGAAGAAGGAAATAAGTTGTGTCCTTTGACGATGATTCCTTTAGATACATCAGTTTTGAGACCTAACAAAACTTTGAAACAATCCATAGAAGAATGGAAGGATAGAAACACAATGATTACAATTGCtacattaaaagaaaaaatacatcAGTTTGGAGATGATGATGAAGTGATTAATTCACTAAAAACTCTTCAAGATTTGTGTGAGCAGAGGGAGCAACACAGGGAATGGTTGATGCTTGAGGACTACATACTAGTTCTTATTCAAATTCTCGGTTCGAGAAACCGTGATATAAGGAATCATGCTCTTGTCATCCTGTGCATTCTAGCAAAGGATAATGAAGAAGCTAAG GAAAGAATTGTAACGGTTGATAATGCAATTGAATCGATCGTCCATTCTCTTGGACGGCGTCCGGAGGAAAGAAAGTTAGCAGTAGCATTACTGCTTGAATTGTCCAAATATGATTTGGCTCGAGAACATATTGGAAAAGTTCAAGGTTGCATACTGCTATTGCTGACTATGTCTAATGGAGATGACAATCAAGCTGCTGAAGATGCAACTGAGCTATTGGATAATCTTTCGTACTCTGATCAGAATGTTATACTGATGGCAAAGGCAAATTATTTCAAGCATTTACTGCAGCGTCTCTCCACAG GAGCAGATGATGTAAAGATGATTATGGCGAAAACTTTAGCAGAAATGGAGTTAGCTGACCACAATAAGGAGTCCTTATTTGCCGGTGGTGTATTAGCTCCTCTTCTTCACTTGTTCTTACATAATGATCTTCAGGTTAAAACAGTGGCCACAAAAGCTCTTAGGAATTTATCTAGTTTAAAGACAAATGGACTAGAAATGATTCGACAAAGGGCTGTGCGGCCGTTGCTTGACCTCCTTTTCCACCATAGCATACATACATCAAGTTTATGGGAAGATGTAGCAGCCATAATTATGCAACTTGCTGCATCAACTATCTCTCAAGATGCTCaaacatcagttttattgctaGATTCTGATGATGATGTTTTTAATCTTTTCCCTCTTGTCAGTGTGACACAACCTGGTGTTCAACAAAACATTATCCAGACCTTTTATGTCTTGTGTCAGTCACCCTCCTCGTCGCATATCAGGACCAAGCTAAATCAG TGCTCAGCTATCCCAGAATTGGTTAGGTTGTGTGAGAATGAGAATCTAAACCTAAGAGCAAGTGCTGTAAAGTTATTTTCATGCTTGGTAGAGAGTTGTGATGAATCCATCATACTAGAGAATGTTGGTCAGAAATGCATCAATACTTTACTTAAGATCCTAGAATCTTCATctgatgaagaagaaatactttcTGCTATGGAAATAATATGCCATCTTCCAGAAATTGATCAGATAACTCAATGGATTCTAGATGCTGGTATACTTCCAATCATTTATAAATCTGTCCAAGATGGTAGAGACAGAGATCTTCAAAAGAGTAACTTGGTAGAGAAAGCGATTGGTGCTTTACGTCGTTTTACAGTTCCAACGAACTTGGAGTGGCAAAAAATTGCAGCTGAAACCGGGATTATAACTGTTTTAGTGCAGTTACTTGAAAGTGGAACAACCTTGACAAAACAACGTGCGGCGACGTGTCTTACTGAATTTTCTAAAAGCTCGGTTAAGCTCAGCAGACCGATTCCAAAGCAAAAAGGACTACTATGTTGCTTCTCAACTCCAAAAGAAATTGGCTGCAATGTTCACGGAGGAATATGCACCGTTAAGTCATCATTTTGCCTTTTGGAAGCTCAAGCAATCGGACCACTCACAAAAAATCTTGGTGAATCTGATTATGGAGTTTGTGAAGCTTCTTTGGATGCTTTATTAACATTGATTGAAGGTGATAGAATAGAGAGTGGTGGTAAAGTGCTTTCAAAAGAAAATGCAATaccattaataataaaatttcttAGTTCTTCCTCTCTTGGGTTGCAAGAAAAGTCTCTACAAGTTTTGGAAAGTCTTTTTCAGCTAGTAGAATTCAAACAAATGTATGGAGCCTCAGCTCAAATGCCTCTAGTTGACTTAACTCAAAGAAGTAATGGTAGAGTTAGATCCATGTCAGCTAGAGTATTGGCACATTTGAATGTACTTCATGATCAATCTTCATACTTTTAA